In Aliiglaciecola sp. LCG003, a genomic segment contains:
- a CDS encoding tannase/feruloyl esterase family alpha/beta hydrolase: MHNVLAKKLLPLAAITVIVIVNISGCNDSNSDNEVELKSAMDRCADILNTDLSDTSIQMAQFNEATENAPEYCEIIGSINERVSPVDEQNYAIKFHLRLPTTWNGRFYYSGGGGTDGNLGAANIPVIAEGYALVSTDSGHDSATNFTELAGSYQFGFDPQARSDYGYNGPAQVTEKAKSITESFYQNPIDYSYFVGCSEGGREGLMLSQRYPDYFDGIVAGNPGMDLPKAAIAQAWDSQAFAEAARTTTPFGNPDLASAFTESELTIVGNAIIAACDADDGLEDGMLFNPAECEFNPESLGPAGTDELSLQQVNSLQKVFSGAQNSAGDNLYSGWFWDPGIAAGGWRAWKVGPIAPIPGNSGLNVTLGGGALPFIFTTEPNSMTNGTPIAAGTRIVTANPLGQESTVGFGDAFVPWILSFNMDSDAPKIFTTDATYTESAMDFMFSSGTDYTNFKDNGYKLIVYSGQADPVFSSKYHLQWYNELITKNGGLDATRAFARLFLVPGMNHCGGGPSTSSFDALSALKSWVEEDTVPAYIMATAPEDTPWPGRTRPLCAYPEQARYNGSGDIEDHANFSCGLR; encoded by the coding sequence ATGCATAATGTTCTAGCAAAAAAATTACTACCATTGGCAGCTATCACCGTCATCGTCATCGTAAATATTAGCGGATGTAATGACTCCAACTCAGATAATGAAGTTGAACTCAAATCGGCGATGGATCGCTGTGCAGATATACTCAATACGGATTTGTCTGACACCAGCATTCAAATGGCACAGTTTAATGAGGCAACCGAGAACGCGCCTGAATACTGTGAAATCATAGGCTCGATAAATGAACGCGTTAGCCCAGTAGACGAGCAAAATTACGCAATAAAATTCCATCTACGCTTACCAACAACCTGGAACGGCAGATTTTACTATTCCGGAGGGGGTGGCACTGATGGTAATTTGGGTGCCGCCAATATACCAGTAATAGCCGAAGGTTATGCCCTGGTTAGCACCGATAGCGGACACGACAGTGCAACAAACTTTACTGAGCTGGCAGGGAGTTATCAATTTGGCTTTGACCCACAAGCCAGAAGTGATTATGGCTACAATGGACCGGCTCAAGTTACTGAAAAAGCTAAATCAATAACTGAGTCATTTTACCAAAACCCGATTGATTACTCCTATTTTGTGGGCTGCTCCGAAGGCGGGCGGGAAGGGTTGATGCTGTCACAACGATATCCTGACTATTTTGACGGTATTGTTGCGGGTAATCCAGGTATGGACTTACCCAAGGCCGCTATCGCTCAAGCATGGGATTCACAAGCGTTTGCCGAAGCCGCTCGCACTACCACACCATTTGGTAATCCTGACTTAGCAAGTGCTTTTACTGAGTCTGAGTTAACTATTGTTGGAAATGCCATCATCGCGGCATGTGATGCAGATGACGGCTTAGAAGATGGCATGTTATTTAATCCTGCCGAATGTGAATTTAACCCTGAATCGCTGGGGCCAGCAGGTACAGATGAACTTTCGTTACAACAAGTCAACAGTTTGCAAAAAGTGTTTTCAGGTGCTCAAAATTCAGCGGGTGACAATTTATATAGTGGCTGGTTTTGGGATCCAGGCATTGCGGCAGGAGGTTGGCGTGCATGGAAGGTGGGGCCTATTGCCCCCATCCCTGGAAATAGTGGCCTCAACGTAACACTTGGCGGTGGAGCTTTGCCTTTCATTTTTACAACTGAACCTAATTCTATGACCAACGGTACCCCAATAGCTGCGGGTACGAGAATTGTTACTGCGAATCCACTTGGGCAAGAATCTACCGTTGGTTTTGGTGATGCTTTTGTGCCTTGGATATTAAGCTTTAATATGGATAGCGACGCACCGAAAATATTTACCACAGACGCTACTTACACCGAGTCTGCAATGGACTTTATGTTTAGTAGTGGGACTGATTATACCAATTTTAAAGACAATGGTTACAAGCTGATTGTTTATAGTGGCCAAGCGGATCCGGTGTTCTCAAGCAAATATCATCTGCAGTGGTACAATGAACTGATCACCAAAAATGGAGGCTTGGATGCAACTCGAGCATTTGCGCGCTTGTTTTTAGTACCTGGGATGAATCATTGTGGTGGTGGCCCTTCTACCTCTAGTTTTGATGCGTTGTCAGCACTGAAATCATGGGTTGAAGAGGATACTGTGCCCGCATATATAATGGCAACAGCGCCAGAAGATACCCCGTGGCCCGGTCGCACACGCCCTTTATGTGCATATCCTGAACAAGCCCGTTACAACGGTAGCGGTGATATAGAAGATCACGCTAACTTTAGTTGTGGCTTAAGATAA
- a CDS encoding NAD(P)/FAD-dependent oxidoreductase gives MIKQDVIVIGAGAAGLFCAAQAGQRGRSVTVLDHAKRIGGKILMSGGGRCNFTNMYASHENFLSDNPHFCKSALSRYTQWDFIGLVAEYGIAYHEKTLGQLFCDDSAKDILNMLLKECEKVNAKITTQCEILSIDKTSEGFILTTSKGQYQCESLVVASGGLSMPKLGASPYGYKIAEQFGLKVKPTRAGLVPFTLHEQDKNVLAELSGISLDARASCNNTSFNENILFTHRGLSGPAVLQISSFWHPGQAVEFDLYPNGDLHRELLAAQQSSPDSQLATALAKFYPKRYVQMVLPYLHIDNKPLKQYQGKQLEKIAEAFHQWQLKPNGTEGYRTAEVTLGGVDTDELSSKTMMAKNVEGLFFIGEVMDVTGWLGGYNFQWAWSSAWVAGQYV, from the coding sequence TTGATCAAACAAGATGTAATAGTCATAGGCGCAGGTGCTGCTGGTTTATTTTGTGCCGCTCAGGCAGGGCAGCGCGGGCGCAGTGTGACAGTGCTTGATCATGCTAAACGTATTGGCGGTAAAATCTTGATGTCCGGGGGCGGACGCTGCAACTTCACCAACATGTACGCGTCCCATGAAAACTTCTTGTCCGACAATCCACATTTTTGTAAATCTGCACTAAGTCGCTACACCCAGTGGGATTTTATCGGGCTGGTGGCAGAATACGGCATCGCCTATCACGAAAAAACTTTAGGCCAGTTATTTTGTGATGACAGCGCGAAAGACATTCTGAATATGCTGCTAAAAGAATGTGAAAAAGTGAACGCTAAGATCACTACCCAGTGTGAAATACTCAGTATCGATAAAACCTCAGAAGGTTTCATTTTAACAACCAGTAAAGGTCAATATCAGTGTGAATCTTTGGTGGTAGCCTCAGGTGGTTTGTCGATGCCTAAATTAGGCGCTTCTCCTTATGGCTACAAAATAGCCGAGCAATTTGGACTAAAGGTTAAACCAACCCGAGCGGGCTTGGTGCCCTTTACCTTGCATGAGCAAGACAAAAACGTATTAGCAGAGCTAAGTGGCATCTCACTCGATGCCAGAGCCAGTTGCAACAATACTAGCTTTAACGAAAATATTTTGTTCACTCACCGAGGCTTAAGTGGCCCGGCGGTACTGCAAATATCCTCTTTTTGGCATCCTGGTCAGGCAGTAGAGTTTGACTTATATCCCAATGGCGATTTGCACAGGGAATTACTCGCGGCACAACAAAGCTCCCCCGACAGTCAATTAGCTACCGCACTCGCTAAATTCTACCCCAAGCGCTATGTACAAATGGTTTTGCCCTATTTGCACATCGACAACAAACCTTTAAAGCAATATCAGGGCAAACAGCTTGAAAAAATTGCCGAAGCTTTTCATCAATGGCAACTTAAACCCAATGGCACCGAAGGTTATCGCACAGCAGAAGTTACCTTAGGTGGAGTCGATACTGATGAGCTTTCATCCAAAACCATGATGGCAAAAAACGTCGAGGGTCTATTCTTCATCGGTGAAGTCATGGACGTAACCGGCTGGCTAGGGGGCTACAACTTCCAGTGGGCGTGGAGCAGCGCCTGGGTGGCAGGGCAGTATGTTTAG
- a CDS encoding peroxiredoxin — protein sequence MITQGATLPEATLSSLVNGEMTTFHTTQLFDGKKVVLFAVPGAFTPTCSHAHLPGFVALADKIKAKGVDTIICLSVNDAFVMDAWSKQSNAEEILMLSDGNGEFTQKIGLDMDTDTFGGLRSLRYSMLIVDGVVQKINVEDPGRFEVSDAETMLKLL from the coding sequence ATGATTACACAAGGTGCCACTTTACCCGAAGCAACACTCAGTTCGTTAGTGAATGGCGAAATGACCACTTTTCATACTACCCAACTGTTTGATGGCAAAAAGGTCGTGTTGTTTGCGGTTCCCGGTGCCTTTACACCGACTTGCTCCCATGCACATCTACCCGGTTTCGTTGCGCTCGCGGATAAGATTAAGGCTAAAGGCGTAGATACTATTATCTGCCTTTCAGTCAATGATGCGTTTGTTATGGATGCTTGGAGCAAGCAAAGTAACGCTGAAGAGATTTTAATGTTGTCTGATGGAAATGGCGAGTTTACCCAAAAAATCGGCCTAGACATGGACACTGATACATTCGGTGGCCTACGTTCTTTACGTTATAGTATGTTGATTGTTGATGGCGTAGTACAAAAAATTAATGTGGAAGACCCCGGTCGTTTTGAAGTCAGTGATGCAGAAACCATGTTGAAATTACTGTAA
- a CDS encoding class I SAM-dependent methyltransferase has product MLNLIVTDPFNPQLVEQAKALAEKWGFNFTPTQQGLALELSEHLLGLKQLDDPKLGEVYVDFSSDALTFRRLHGGGKKEAIAKAIGLKGTQIPRVLDATAGLGRDAFVLASLGCQVDLIERSPVVAALLADGLIRASQQPDLMDWLPNQMTLHHGIAVELLNNWQGTIPDVVYLDPMFPHRKKSALVKKEMRLFQQLLGPDEDADLLLAPALKLAAKRVVVKRPDSAPFLSNQQPSMAITGKKHRFDVYMTNL; this is encoded by the coding sequence ATGCTTAATTTGATTGTCACCGATCCATTCAATCCCCAATTGGTCGAGCAGGCCAAAGCTTTGGCCGAAAAATGGGGGTTTAATTTTACTCCTACCCAACAAGGCTTGGCATTGGAGTTAAGTGAGCATCTTCTTGGTCTTAAACAATTGGATGATCCTAAGTTAGGTGAGGTTTATGTGGATTTTTCCTCAGACGCTCTAACCTTCCGCCGCTTGCATGGAGGCGGCAAAAAAGAAGCCATTGCCAAAGCAATTGGACTTAAAGGAACGCAGATTCCAAGGGTGCTTGATGCCACTGCTGGCTTAGGTCGAGATGCTTTCGTGCTCGCAAGTTTAGGCTGTCAGGTGGATTTGATAGAACGCTCCCCAGTAGTCGCTGCTTTGTTAGCAGATGGCTTAATCCGCGCCTCACAACAGCCGGACTTGATGGACTGGCTACCCAATCAAATGACGTTACACCATGGTATAGCCGTGGAGCTATTAAACAATTGGCAAGGGACCATACCTGATGTAGTGTACCTAGACCCGATGTTTCCACATCGAAAAAAATCTGCCTTAGTTAAAAAAGAAATGCGTCTATTCCAGCAGTTATTGGGACCTGACGAAGATGCAGATTTGTTGTTAGCGCCAGCATTAAAGCTGGCGGCTAAGCGTGTTGTGGTAAAGCGCCCTGATAGTGCGCCTTTCCTCAGCAACCAGCAACCGAGTATGGCCATAACCGGCAAGAAACATCGATTCGATGTATATATGACAAATTTATAA
- a CDS encoding TonB-dependent receptor — protein sequence MNRLPPFLSIKSTDHLPRLSERSNTGYFFAKTLIATSIGLSFIASNIFAQEVEQASQAQVDRQLEVITVNARRREESLQETPIAVSAFSAKELERRGIESTQDLDRVTPSLQFATSGQLSGNNSAAVVFIRGVGQLDPTSSVDPGVGIYVDDVYMGRSAGGAMDFKDIASVEVLRGPQGTLFGRNTIGGAVLVRSAEPSEDFGGKARVRIGEDNLREGFVAVDLPISEELLTRFSAGMRKRDGYVIREFDGQDLGNDNTYTLNGTIQYQPSETFKMTLRGDFTDEDENGSPFVFAGVNESAPVAAIVSVAAGCPGATIPFAPIAPGDPRFGAPNVPNIDDPRCANDFQNKGDYTNGGVAPVESTLTAWGLSAALEWEVNNEFMLKSISAYRSTQWTGIRDADNTPLELITTDVASDSEQFSQEFQVLYENDNLSGIAGLYYFDESSDDRLSIFLGFPPSPPVISSLLSGGPGTRDLQVIHLETESYALFSEWAYTFSDDLSVSAGLRYTEDDKRFQGTIMNLFPSSEPDPSPLPTLATSEGGPLFIFNKLFSDTYSATTGSASIRYKLDDNINTYLSYSSSFKSGGFNSRYNAPTADNLPISFGEEEVTSWEVGVKADVTNNLRINAAAFMSEYKDIQLIFRQGVVPLLFNAGSASIDGFELEFTYIPTSNLMLEGGFSYLKDKIDSVTDIDGAAATITPDNSLPLTPEWQGNVGASYSMEVGNNYELTTRVDVSYTDSQYFDSSNTELVAQNDAVTYVTASVKLDNLVSYWDVTFGINNLTNERFLEQGNASLATLGYAEAIYARPRNWFLSFSTEF from the coding sequence ATGAACCGATTACCACCATTTTTATCTATCAAATCCACGGATCATCTACCTAGACTTTCGGAAAGATCAAATACGGGTTACTTTTTTGCAAAAACCTTAATTGCTACGTCAATAGGTTTATCGTTTATTGCTAGTAACATTTTTGCTCAAGAAGTTGAACAAGCTTCACAAGCACAAGTTGATAGACAATTAGAAGTCATTACGGTAAATGCCAGACGCAGAGAAGAAAGTTTGCAAGAAACACCTATTGCGGTTTCTGCATTTTCAGCTAAGGAATTAGAAAGAAGAGGGATAGAAAGCACTCAAGATTTGGATAGAGTTACGCCTAGCTTGCAGTTTGCAACCAGTGGGCAATTGTCAGGCAATAATTCTGCAGCAGTGGTATTTATACGCGGCGTAGGGCAACTCGATCCCACGTCATCAGTTGATCCCGGTGTAGGAATTTATGTAGACGATGTATATATGGGTCGCTCGGCCGGTGGTGCCATGGATTTTAAAGATATAGCCAGTGTGGAAGTATTACGTGGCCCTCAAGGGACTCTTTTTGGTCGCAATACCATTGGTGGTGCGGTGTTGGTGCGAAGCGCCGAGCCTTCAGAAGATTTTGGCGGTAAAGCTCGCGTGCGTATTGGAGAAGATAACTTAAGAGAAGGCTTTGTAGCGGTTGATTTACCGATTAGTGAGGAGTTATTAACCCGTTTCTCGGCAGGGATGCGCAAACGTGATGGTTATGTGATCCGTGAGTTTGATGGCCAAGACTTAGGTAACGATAATACCTATACCTTAAACGGCACTATTCAGTATCAACCCAGTGAAACCTTCAAAATGACCCTCAGAGGTGATTTCACTGATGAAGACGAAAATGGCTCACCTTTTGTGTTTGCCGGTGTCAATGAATCGGCTCCTGTTGCCGCCATTGTTAGTGTCGCTGCCGGTTGTCCAGGAGCGACTATACCTTTTGCTCCTATAGCACCAGGCGACCCACGTTTTGGTGCTCCTAATGTGCCAAATATTGACGACCCTCGTTGTGCCAATGACTTTCAAAATAAAGGCGATTATACCAATGGCGGCGTTGCTCCCGTTGAGAGTACCCTGACTGCATGGGGCCTGTCGGCCGCCTTGGAGTGGGAAGTTAACAATGAATTTATGCTTAAATCTATTTCCGCTTATCGTTCAACCCAGTGGACTGGAATTCGAGATGCCGACAATACGCCTCTTGAATTGATAACCACCGATGTGGCCAGTGATTCAGAGCAATTTTCACAAGAATTCCAAGTTTTGTACGAAAATGACAATCTCTCTGGTATTGCAGGCTTATATTATTTCGATGAAAGCAGTGACGACAGATTGTCTATTTTTCTAGGATTTCCACCATCACCACCTGTTATTTCATCACTATTAAGTGGTGGACCGGGAACACGTGACTTACAAGTTATTCATTTGGAAACAGAAAGTTATGCGCTTTTTTCTGAGTGGGCATACACCTTTAGTGATGACTTAAGCGTTTCAGCTGGATTGCGTTATACAGAAGATGACAAACGCTTTCAGGGCACCATCATGAATCTATTCCCTTCTAGTGAGCCCGACCCGTCGCCACTGCCAACCTTGGCGACCAGCGAAGGTGGACCTTTATTTATCTTTAATAAACTGTTTTCCGATACCTATTCGGCAACCACTGGCTCAGCATCAATTAGATACAAACTAGACGATAATATTAATACCTATTTAAGCTATAGCAGTAGCTTTAAATCCGGTGGTTTCAATAGTCGATACAATGCTCCGACTGCCGACAATTTACCCATCTCCTTTGGTGAGGAAGAAGTCACTTCGTGGGAAGTTGGAGTTAAGGCTGACGTGACCAACAATTTACGCATCAACGCGGCCGCCTTTATGTCTGAATACAAAGACATCCAACTGATATTTAGACAAGGGGTAGTACCATTATTGTTCAATGCCGGCTCGGCTTCCATTGATGGCTTTGAGCTTGAGTTTACCTACATTCCAACCAGTAATTTAATGCTTGAAGGGGGCTTTAGTTACTTAAAAGATAAAATTGATAGCGTGACCGATATCGATGGTGCCGCAGCTACTATCACGCCAGATAATTCATTGCCGCTCACCCCAGAATGGCAAGGTAATGTAGGAGCGTCTTATTCAATGGAAGTGGGTAATAATTATGAGCTCACCACCAGAGTGGATGTTTCTTATACTGACAGCCAGTACTTTGACTCAAGTAATACCGAACTTGTCGCACAAAATGATGCGGTTACCTATGTTACAGCTTCAGTAAAGCTTGATAATTTGGTCAGCTATTGGGATGTAACTTTTGGCATTAATAACCTAACCAATGAGCGCTTTCTAGAGCAAGGTAACGCTTCGTTAGCAACATTAGGCTATGCAGAAGCGATATACGCTAGACCGCGGAATTGGTTTTTATCCTTCTCAACCGAGTTTTGA
- the recG gene encoding ATP-dependent DNA helicase RecG: MQSLAITKLTELKGVGSKVAEKLTKLGLVTVQDLLFHLPLRYEDRTRIYPIRDLQPFLHASVEGEVMSNDVQFGRKRMLVVRISDQTSTLTLRFFHFSAAQKNSLEKGTWIRCFGEVRAGKFGLEMMHPEYKVIKEEGESELAETLTPVYPTTEGVKQLTLRNLSDQALRCLQRGGLAELMPQNLYPQQISLTNALMLVHRPPPDVALSLLEEGKHPAQHRLIIEELLAHHLSVLKVRQQSKRQQTFPINPDNGLIKHFLATLPFTPTGAQRRVVKEIQNDMQQSAPMMRLVQGDVGSGKTLVAALAALSAVGAGYQVVMMAPTELLAEQHASNFSQWFSDLGVRIGWLAGKLKGKARQTVLEQLKGGQIDLLVGTHAVFQDAVEYHKLALVIVDEQHRFGVHQRLALREKGEQQGAFPHQLIMTATPIPRTLAMTAYADLDTSIIDELPPGRTPITTVVLPDTRRGEVVERVRRAAIEDKRQTYWVCTLIDESEVLQCQAAEDTAIALTTALPELKVGLVHGRLKSAEKQLIMDAFKQGELDLLVATTVIEVGVDVPNASLMIIENPERLGLAQLHQLRGRVGRGSVESHCVLMYQSPLSKTATKRLGVLRESHDGFYIAQMDLEIRGPGELLGTKQTGLADLKIADLVRDAELIPQVQDIANHMWDAYPAQSQAIINRWLAHKERYGHA; this comes from the coding sequence ATGCAATCTCTGGCAATCACAAAATTGACTGAGCTAAAAGGAGTTGGCAGCAAGGTTGCCGAAAAGCTCACAAAGCTAGGTTTGGTCACAGTACAGGATTTGTTATTTCATCTTCCCTTACGCTACGAAGACCGCACCCGCATTTATCCTATACGCGATTTACAACCCTTCTTACACGCGAGTGTGGAAGGTGAGGTTATGTCCAATGATGTACAGTTCGGTCGTAAGCGCATGTTAGTCGTGCGTATCAGCGATCAAACAAGCACCCTAACACTGCGCTTTTTCCATTTTTCCGCAGCGCAAAAAAACAGTTTGGAAAAAGGCACTTGGATCCGCTGTTTTGGTGAAGTTAGAGCGGGTAAGTTCGGCTTAGAAATGATGCATCCAGAATACAAGGTTATAAAGGAGGAAGGCGAGTCTGAATTGGCCGAAACTCTCACACCGGTATATCCCACCACAGAGGGAGTGAAACAACTCACCTTAAGGAACTTGTCTGATCAAGCGCTCCGATGCTTGCAAAGAGGAGGTTTGGCAGAGTTAATGCCGCAAAACCTTTATCCCCAGCAAATTAGCCTAACGAATGCTTTAATGCTAGTCCATCGACCGCCGCCAGATGTTGCGCTGTCACTGTTGGAAGAGGGCAAACATCCTGCTCAACATAGATTAATTATTGAAGAGTTATTAGCTCATCACTTGAGTGTATTAAAGGTTCGTCAACAAAGTAAGCGCCAGCAAACTTTTCCTATAAATCCAGATAACGGTCTAATTAAACATTTTTTAGCAACCTTACCCTTTACTCCAACAGGCGCGCAGCGTCGGGTTGTCAAAGAAATACAAAATGACATGCAACAAAGCGCACCCATGATGCGGCTGGTTCAGGGGGACGTGGGTTCAGGAAAGACTTTAGTCGCGGCACTTGCTGCCTTATCGGCGGTAGGAGCTGGATATCAGGTTGTTATGATGGCGCCGACTGAACTCTTGGCCGAGCAACACGCGAGTAATTTTAGTCAGTGGTTTTCAGACTTAGGTGTGCGCATTGGTTGGTTAGCAGGGAAATTAAAGGGTAAGGCGCGACAAACGGTATTAGAGCAATTGAAGGGTGGACAGATTGACTTGTTAGTGGGCACTCACGCAGTATTTCAAGATGCCGTCGAATATCATAAGTTAGCCTTGGTTATCGTTGATGAACAGCATCGATTTGGTGTTCATCAACGCTTAGCCTTACGGGAAAAAGGCGAGCAGCAAGGCGCGTTTCCACACCAATTGATTATGACAGCAACGCCCATACCCAGAACCCTTGCCATGACCGCTTATGCTGACTTGGATACCTCTATCATTGATGAGTTGCCACCAGGGCGTACCCCAATTACTACTGTAGTGCTGCCCGACACAAGACGGGGCGAGGTGGTAGAGCGGGTTCGCCGTGCAGCCATTGAAGACAAACGACAGACATATTGGGTATGTACCTTAATCGACGAGTCGGAAGTATTGCAATGTCAGGCCGCCGAGGACACAGCTATAGCGTTAACCACCGCATTGCCAGAACTGAAAGTGGGCTTAGTTCATGGACGTCTTAAGTCAGCTGAAAAACAGCTCATTATGGACGCTTTCAAACAAGGCGAGCTGGACTTGCTGGTGGCCACGACTGTTATAGAAGTGGGTGTCGATGTGCCCAATGCCAGTTTAATGATCATAGAAAACCCGGAACGGCTAGGTTTGGCACAGTTACATCAACTACGCGGAAGAGTAGGCCGAGGTTCGGTAGAGAGTCACTGTGTATTAATGTACCAAAGCCCACTGTCTAAAACCGCAACCAAGCGTTTAGGGGTATTGCGGGAATCCCATGATGGATTTTACATTGCCCAAATGGACTTGGAAATACGCGGTCCTGGAGAATTGCTTGGTACTAAACAAACCGGTTTAGCAGATTTGAAAATTGCCGATTTAGTTAGAGACGCCGAACTTATTCCTCAGGTACAAGATATTGCTAATCATATGTGGGACGCTTATCCTGCCCAATCTCAGGCTATTATCAATCGTTGGTTAGCCCATAAAGAGCGCTACGGCCATGCTTAA
- a CDS encoding AraC family transcriptional regulator yields the protein MSDNYEVGTAANHYISQLYHEAIKNGLDIEAIFNKLDLSAELMDKPEYRVPTEKLTAMQNFIWQELQDESMRLAAFPVPAGSYFMMGRLTVNQPTLRKALELGCRFYSMVTQAFKVSLTADNDIAVLRFELKEPKLDPQHMFAEILLLAIHRYASWLIADSLPLIETHFNYSPPAHISEYSYLFPGIHIFESNQLGFAFPAKYLQRIVQQNDASLKLFMQRCPQEIFQRYEADYSLTSEIKRLVRKNLKGGVPSIEKAAEMMHMTKRTLMRRLQAEGTSYQQLKDVVRRDKAVSLLTKYSLPISQISENVGFSEPAVFTRAFLNWMGESPSQYRAKNSKISQ from the coding sequence ATGTCAGATAATTATGAAGTTGGGACTGCGGCTAACCACTATATCAGTCAGCTTTATCACGAAGCTATCAAAAATGGGCTTGATATTGAGGCTATATTTAATAAGCTCGATCTTAGTGCAGAGCTGATGGATAAACCCGAATATAGGGTACCTACAGAAAAGTTAACCGCTATGCAAAATTTTATCTGGCAAGAGTTGCAAGACGAAAGTATGCGACTTGCGGCGTTTCCTGTGCCTGCTGGTTCATATTTTATGATGGGACGTTTAACTGTTAATCAACCCACTTTGAGAAAAGCCCTAGAACTAGGATGCAGATTTTATAGTATGGTTACCCAAGCGTTCAAAGTGAGTTTAACGGCCGACAATGACATCGCTGTTTTACGTTTTGAACTAAAGGAACCTAAGTTGGATCCCCAGCACATGTTTGCGGAAATCCTATTATTGGCGATACATCGCTATGCTTCCTGGCTTATCGCTGATAGCTTGCCTTTAATCGAAACTCATTTTAACTATTCTCCGCCTGCACATATTTCAGAGTATTCATACCTCTTCCCAGGCATACACATTTTTGAGAGCAATCAACTTGGCTTTGCCTTTCCAGCAAAATATTTGCAACGCATTGTGCAACAAAATGATGCTTCATTAAAATTGTTCATGCAGCGTTGCCCGCAAGAGATCTTTCAACGCTATGAGGCTGACTACAGTCTCACAAGTGAAATAAAAAGATTAGTAAGAAAAAACCTTAAAGGTGGCGTACCGTCAATAGAAAAAGCGGCAGAAATGATGCATATGACAAAACGCACCTTGATGAGAAGACTGCAAGCAGAGGGTACCTCATATCAACAATTAAAAGATGTCGTGAGACGTGATAAGGCAGTGTCCCTTTTAACTAAATACAGTCTGCCCATAAGCCAAATTTCTGAAAATGTTGGTTTCTCTGAACCGGCCGTTTTTACACGGGCTTTTCTTAATTGGATGGGGGAAAGTCCATCTCAATATCGGGCTAAAAACAGTAAAATAAGCCAGTAA